The following coding sequences lie in one Aulosira sp. FACHB-615 genomic window:
- a CDS encoding NF041680 family putative transposase: protein MNRAKLKEFRQAAYNYLGRAHDATFELMDAILLTRNAYSLADLSLSPAFRRKWPSIYEALQDSRPQRQKLMQLYIKQMPLQSRPLLAGDHTAWPRPDAVTLQERTIEHSSVSMGGDKPITVGQGYSTIAWIPEDSGSWALPLRHERITSWESPIQKAAWQLQQVCENLPTRPISVWDSEYGCAPFLLKTADIKADILVRLRSNLCLWGAPPPYSGKGRPRKHGDKFKLNDASTWSEATQSIEVNHAKLGRIKVSLWSNLHFRLCATRSMSLIRVERLNEQGTLRVSKPLWLAWLGEQMPPLEEVWQLYLRRFTVDHWYRFLKQRLHWTLPKLSTPKQCERWSDLMPIMTWELWLARDIVADNPLPWQKLLVSLTPGRVAQAMESILAKIGTPARPPKPRGKSPGWKTGQPRQRRIRYPVVRKTTTKPRKQQSESA, encoded by the coding sequence ATGAACCGTGCCAAATTAAAAGAATTTCGTCAAGCAGCGTATAACTATCTAGGAAGAGCGCATGATGCAACATTTGAACTGATGGATGCAATATTGCTGACGCGAAACGCTTACAGTTTGGCAGATTTATCGCTATCACCAGCCTTTAGGCGTAAGTGGCCAAGCATCTACGAAGCATTACAAGATAGCAGACCACAACGGCAGAAATTGATGCAGTTATACATCAAACAAATGCCTTTACAGAGTCGCCCATTGTTAGCAGGCGACCATACAGCTTGGCCAAGGCCAGATGCGGTAACACTACAGGAAAGAACAATTGAACACAGTAGTGTCTCAATGGGAGGAGACAAACCAATTACTGTTGGTCAAGGCTATAGCACCATTGCTTGGATACCGGAAGATTCTGGCAGTTGGGCATTACCTTTGAGACATGAGAGAATTACCAGTTGGGAAAGCCCAATACAGAAAGCAGCGTGGCAACTACAACAGGTGTGTGAAAATTTACCTACAAGACCAATTTCGGTTTGGGATAGTGAATACGGTTGCGCCCCTTTCCTGTTGAAAACAGCCGATATCAAAGCAGATATTCTCGTCCGTTTGCGTTCAAATTTATGTTTGTGGGGCGCACCACCACCATATTCTGGCAAGGGACGACCGAGGAAGCATGGTGATAAATTTAAGTTGAATGATGCTTCGACATGGAGTGAAGCCACTCAAAGTATAGAAGTAAACCATGCCAAACTAGGACGCATCAAGGTGAGCTTGTGGTCAAATTTACACTTTCGCTTATGCGCTACACGTTCGATGTCCCTGATTCGGGTTGAACGTTTGAATGAGCAAGGAACTTTGAGAGTTTCAAAACCTTTGTGGTTGGCTTGGCTTGGAGAACAAATGCCGCCTTTAGAAGAAGTTTGGCAACTTTATCTGCGTCGTTTTACTGTTGACCATTGGTATCGATTTTTGAAGCAACGCTTACACTGGACTCTTCCCAAACTAAGTACCCCTAAACAATGTGAGCGTTGGAGTGACTTAATGCCCATCATGACTTGGGAATTGTGGTTAGCCCGTGATATCGTTGCAGATAACCCTCTACCTTGGCAGAAGTTATTGGTTAGTTTGACTCCTGGAAGAGTTGCCCAAGCAATGGAGAGCATTTTAGCGAAGATTGGTACTCCTGCCCGTCCGCCCAAACCTCGCGGAAAGTCCCCAGGTTGGAAGACTGGACAACCCCGACAACGTAGAATTCGCTATCCTGTTGTTAGAAAAACTACAACTAAGCCACGTAAGCAACAATCAGAATCTGCTTAA